Genomic DNA from Helicoverpa armigera isolate CAAS_96S chromosome 10, ASM3070526v1, whole genome shotgun sequence:
TTCTAAGTGCAGTAATCATTTGTACCTTGTTCTGAGACGCGATCATTAGACCAAATCATCGAAGTAAACGATGGCCGTAGAACCGagactaatttgaatattttgctgttattaacatttttgttttgttacgtaGACCTTGGCTTGTTCGGTGATTGGATTAACGTAGTAACTACCAAGTCGATTTTCGATTTGACGATGGAACACGGACAATTATTGATTTCGATCATAATACCCATGTCCATCGCGTGCAAGCGGATGGGTATTTGGTCAACAATACACCTTTTATAAGAAAGTCTATAAAACCATGATGATTTTCATCACAGCTGCACCTAACTATTGTCCGTGTAATTAGATAAGCACGAAATATCTCCAGATCACCCGAGTCTTACAACAAAAGCTATTGTCGTGTTATCAAGATCGAAATGTAATGTGACTAAGACTAGCTTTAAGACATCCACCTATCTACTTAACTATTTCTTCACATTattatcaagtatttaattgaaTAGCGGTAACAAATATAGagcaaaaaacatataaaaataatccaatatTGGGGCTGACTGGAGGAAATGATCGATACAAATGCATTAGGCACCTAGGTACTAgtgtcatcatctcccgagcctttcctcaactatgttgggattaaacccagttacctggcCAATCCAATACCACATgataagactgattgtcagactagctggcttctgactacccctaaCGTTAGTTTAActtgccctccgaaacacagtaattggtgtccatgatatacctacctggaatcgaacccatacaGTCATAGTTGGTTGGTTTTATACCCAATAGGCCGCCACGACCTTTTGcattaggcgtcgtcctaattggcagcgatcgcgcgatggcgcgatgcgttttttatctcacgatctcacttgcgaggttccgaggttcaaacaggacactctgatgaaatctgtatgtttgaactcatcgcatgacgagaacgcatcgtgtcatcgtgcgatcgctgtcAATTGGGACGACGTCTTAGGCGttgtcctaattggcagcgatcgcgcgatggcgcgatgcgattttcatctaagacgtcgtcccaattgacagcgatcgcacgatgacacgatgcgttctcgtcatgcgatgagttcaaacatacagatttcatcagagtgtcctatttgaacctcggaacctcgcaagtgagatgaAAAaagccatcgcgcgatcgccatcgcgcgatcgctgccaattaggacaacgccttagatgaaaaacgcatcgcgccatcgcgcgatcgctgccaattaggacgacgccttaggCACTAGTGTATCCTctcaaaataattaggtatgtagttgacaactgaatattttggACACAAATTAACTGATCACTGGATGCTGTCATGTGTTTTGTATGGAGATATAaagagtacataatatattgtgcACTTTATAAAAAATTGAACGCTCCAATAACTATTTAAAGTTTATGTAATCACGTAGTAACAAATGATTCGTGCCGAAGTGACCCAATTAATTTCGTAAGCCAATTGTCTCGAAAATTTATGTTACATAAGCTAGATAACTTTATACAAAGAATAAATTGCGTGGCTAGTGAGAACTTTTTACCGAAACAAAGTAAAGTATGCGTTAATTAatcgtaatataataaaaatgatttttttgccTCTTGCTTCTGCAGGAAATTCCAAAAGTCCGGGACAAAACtaatgattataaaataaaagtaggtacaactTTCAACCCTTTTTCCATGCATGCATGGGTCGTCTGCTGTAGTAAGCTCTATAACAGGAAAGAATAAATTTATGTAttacatacttaaatattttagtaattttttacTAACCTCACTCTTAAGAATTTAAGAGGAATCTTGCAAAACAGGTGTTATATTTTATGGCTTTCATATTTCCCTTCAACTCTTTACGTAGAATATACGGATTAACTACATATTGCAAATATTCTTCGTAAAGAGTTATGCGGTACACCTTTCCCGGTTTCATACACTGGCTAGTTAATACTTTAAGAAAAGTTGGATACCTAAgaaagtattgagtatttttgtgaACCCTTACCTAAAGAAATGGGATTCAAGAAATTCGCTACTCACCTTTTTGATGACAGCCTATCAAAATCATTATATATTTCTTGATAGTTATTAAGAATTTGAGTTATGTTGTATGATTcatataaatgtttgtttttgtattcaTAGACTCGTAGTATCTATTCCTTAGAAAGTTGTACAATCAGAAATTTTAAAAAGGAACGCGAATCATTATATCAGTAGTTTACacatataaaaagtttattaataggTACGAGTATAGTAATCATTAAGGATATTGGAAGTCTGAACCAAGGAAAGATTTGGAACGGGGGATTCCAAAAATATTCATGGAAATTCCTAATAGCGACTGACTGACgatagtgtttttatttttctttggtcGTGGAGACCTTctgtttattacctacatataaaaaataacccaaATATAAGAATGTTAGATGTTAGGTTAGCAGCCTAGCGTGCAGAGGAACGATTAACAAGAAAACAACGAAAATATGATACGTCCCATCTATCTAATATTGATTAGAAAATATGTCCAATCGACAAAATATGATAGTTATCAaaacgtaaaaataattaaattcttagAACTTTACATTAAGTTAGCAAATCAGATTaacaaatgtttaattaattatgatttcATCATGTGCGATAAGCGAATTGTTGCATTAATATACGGATCTTCCGCctcttaataaattaaatatgtactcaCCAATGATTCATCTTCgttgttttgtgtgtttttttcattgttttctaTACTTGCAAACATTTTTCTGTGGACTTTTTTGAATTCATCCATTAAGGCATCGTGCTGCTTCTTCTTGTCGTCTGCAGGCTTTGGTGGTGGTGGCTTCTTAGCAGGAGGTGGAGGAGCGTTACAATCaggatttgtttttttcttgttctgGAGATAGGTAATGTCATAAAAACGTATGtacatacaacaaaaataaattaaattaggcATCAAAAGATCTTTGAATTATGTTAAACTTAAACTgatactaaaattaattcattcGATTCgataataaaaaatgcttatTCATTGCGGTTCAGGAAGTGTTTTCTTTTGCATTGTGctacattttttattcacattaaattcattttatgaataaaatgttgCTACTAATACttaatttacttttgttatttcaaGGCTAGCTTTAGATTTGATGTAAGGTAACGCAAatctaatcaaaataatttctgacATTATCTCAATTTTCAGTTTCAGTGTTATCTGTTATTCACGGAAGAGAAAGTAAAAGAGATGACATGTTTAACGCGCACGTTCGCCATTTTATCATAATGATATCACCCTGCATACTTACCATCATACGTCGTTGTATTTCCTCGGCGATGGCACTTGATAACGTAGCTGAACTAGACAAACTCACAGAATCTGAATTACAATCGTTTTTTAAAGGTGGTGGATAGCTGCATGCATTTTTTCCGCACGTCGTCGTACTAGTATGATGCACTTCCACTACTATGGTTTTTTTATCGTTGTCTCGATTTGTATGATTTGCAGTGAATGCATTTTTTCTAGGGGACTGATTGTCGTAACTACATTGTATTGTAGCACCGTCTTCGGTTAAATTGATTATAGTTCTATTCGATGGGCTAGTGACGTATTCTTTCTTATTTTTGGATcgcaaattacttttattttcgtaTGAATGAGGATTATTCGGAATACTAGGACAGTCATAATCGGGTTCTATGTCAGAGGGCGCATCAAAGTTATGTATGTCATCGTTCTTCCAATCGAAATCTAAGCTATCCCATGTTCTTCTTTTCAGTCGGTTCATCGTTAATCTGGAACAAAATAAAGTTGCATTAGATTGTATCACTTTTATCATCATAATGCTTCCCAACTACGTTGAAGTAGGCTTCCAATCGaactgtatgcagctgagtagtaCCTTCTCAATCCAGTTAACATACGATATACCCTTGGGTAAGACTGGTCggaatttctggcttctgactaaccgtaaatCCAAACTGGCTGAGTCAAAGCAGACTGCCACAGATCTTCACACGACAGCCGGGATCCATCAATTTATTGTGCCTTCCGAAAGACGGAAGAACttgttatgacaagatggtcatccaTACACAAACCGACGGTCCAAAGCTTAGCTTGACCTAATAATCAATTGATCCGCGGCTTTGCATGACTGAGCCACGACCTCTTTATCTGCAGCAAATTGGAAAAAGCTGGTTTTGGGGTAGGAGACTTTGAGTAGTCATAATGATTGCAATCCTCACCTATCTGCGCGGTCAGCAGCCTCCTCGGCGACGCTAGCGAGGCGTCTGCGCAGCGCGGCCGGTGGTGCGAGCGGCACATGCGGCGCAGTGGGCGCAGGGCTGCGCTCCCCGGCAGCTGACGACGCTGAGCTGTTGTACCCCGAGCTCTCGGGAGACACTAGGTCAGTGCCTGCACCCTCCCTTACAACCAGCTCAAGCCGTCCTGTCGCTTTCATTGCTGATATTGCCTGCGAACAATATATATAAAAgtgtatgtaaaattttatttggaaacCTCGTCGTGGTAAggataattgtttttttttttttataaattgggtCATCATTTGAAGATACTTTTCCTAAGTGTTTAATGGTCCagtagggtagtttcctaaaaaataataattagtccgtcttgtagattgtccaaaattaagcgatacgtattttttcttttttaaattggatcagaacttgttaagatatagcgtgctaaagttgagtgtgacgtcacaagttgctacaattttcaggagactgtgacgtaaaaggcccccactcctaatttttgaagcgtattatctttgtcattttatgtttaattaaaaaaagaaaaaatacgtatccaatattttttgattatctaaaaagcggactaaatattatttcattatttcgaccctggaaactaccctgtTATAGCCATTATAGTAAATAGTGATGCTAATCACGAAGTGTTCTATGTAGAACGAATGACATACCTAAGGTACAACACAATCTGTTCCTGAGTCGCACTTTACCGCTTGGTTAGAGATTGCTTATCGGATATCCTAATTTTTACAGCTCGTTATGACGGTCAGACATATAAATTAAAGAGTCAGCCAGGATCAAAGCCTTCtcgtaaaatatgaaatacttcCTGCATGATGCaataaataaagtcaaattAACAGATTACAGGAGAAGCCTAACATTGATTGATTCATCCGTTCAGCTATTTAGTGAGTTTTGTTGAAAGAAgactgttataaaaaatataaaaaaatatataaatctataCGTCCATGTAAGGCAACACTACCGAGAAAGTAAAATGCGAAAGTGTAAGTATTACATCAGCAATCAGCATACAGTCACACTTGTAATGAGTTTTTTTACGACTTCAAATACAATAAACCTTgtagtatttaatgaaatatacTTCCCTAATTTTATCGTTGAGTGGTTCGAAATAGAAAAACTACACGTGTTTTTCTCCTTTACAACAAGGAACCTACTTAATAGTCATATAGTACCTAGTCTGGTCCTCATATCTCGCCGATTCCTACTGCTTCTGTTAAACAAGTTGTACATTGATCCACGTGGGTGGATATAAAATTCCTCATAAGTATCTAAGTACTATGGATTGTGCTTTTGCATTTGCCTAGATCAGCCCAGGTTTTCAGTGGTCCGTTCTAATCGGTTGATCATACATTTTCAGTTTAATGTCATTTGTATGCTATTGTTTTGAACAATCGCGAAAATAATTACCTGGTTGAAGGTAACATTGGAGAAATCCAAGCCGTTACACGATAAGATCTGATCGCCGGGCCGGAGCCCTGCCTCGCGTGCAATACCGCCTTCCCGCACGAACTGCACAAATATGCCCGGCTTCCACTCCGGACCTTTGCAAATTCTGAAACAAATTGATTGGACTGTTAATGTCTAACATTAGTAATGCAATTTAATAGCGAGAAACCTAGCAATCTGCGTTAAAATGGCAATCTATCCGTTTGACTGAAATCGGAGTTGATGTCTGTAATTATAAGCCCTTAaggatatattattttaataattaaattagtatattttaatactaaattCTAATCAGTTTTTATGTTCTAAAggacattttcaattttacataTTCTGTGGGTAGGACATTTTAAATTGTGAGGAGGTATGCCGATTCCATCCTACATCTCAAAGATTACAGGATAAGGAAATGCATGTTCTCatcgtttaaaataaaatactgaccCGCAACCCAGCTTGGCTCTGGGAGGCACGAGTATAGATAGTCTCAAGTCCGTCAATCTCTCGTTGTCGTGACACAGAGTCGGCGACGACGACACGTCGGAGCTCAGCGACGCTCGTTCCGACACGAACTGCCATGACAATGGCTCATGTGCCTTGCTGAAATGCGGACAACGTGATCAAACAACTGTACACTTATGCACACAACCAAATTTTCACGGTTAAATATACTTACTCTTTGACAGGAAGCATGCCAACATCTGTAACAAATGAAACATATCAGATGTTGAAAAGAGAAATGTTAACTTCGAGAATGTTAAAGCCGTAGTAAGAAGTAGCATCGATATTAGGAAGGGGATTTCAATATGTTCCACAGAGACTAAGTAAAAGCTTTCAATTGTAGTTTTTATGGTACTGAGTAGGTATGTTGAAACAATATTACCAAGCCGGTCATT
This window encodes:
- the LOC110372311 gene encoding LOW QUALITY PROTEIN: uncharacterized protein LOC110372311 (The sequence of the model RefSeq protein was modified relative to this genomic sequence to represent the inferred CDS: inserted 2 bases in 1 codon), which translates into the protein MYATSTASTTTSGSGRAVGAVAGDRRXRAVRLVRPRRAAPAFGFALRGGREYATGFFISKVDFNSEAHVQGLKVGDQVVSVNGYRVDDAVHAELMHYLAAQSRLKIKVRHVGMLPVKDKAHEPLSWQFVSERASLSSDVSSSPTLCHDNERLTDLRLSILVPPRAKLGCGICKGPEWKPGIFVQFVREGGIAREAGLRPGDQILSCNGLDFSNVTFNQAISAMKATGRLELVVREGAGTDLVSPESSGYNSSASSAAGERSPAPTAPHVPLAPPAALRRRLASVAEEAADRADRLTMNRLKRRTWDSLDFDWKNDDIHNFDAPSDIEPDYDCPSIPNNPHSYENKSNLRSKNKKEYVTSPSNRTIINLTEDGATIQCSYDNQSPRKNAFTANHTNRDNDKKTIVVEVHHTSTTTCGKNACSYPPPLKNDCNSDSVSLSSSATLSSAIAEEIQRRMMNKKKTNPDCNAPPPPAKKPPPPKPADDKKKQHDALMDEFKKVHRKMFASIENNEKNTQNNEDESLDRQQTLPLRKADQPAEITNGNHEPPKREATDNPPPPPPMPSMNGHQNGTHKIIENKDKPVPKPITAELLTNSNFRKNNNLTRTPTPDYSKKTEPAPQIKSIKDEKADMESLESYKLKNPSNVLPKPPSNYFVKAPNGTATMKKHSRPVSVTIGEYAYGGASRREPTKLDFLNGDKTDGVHKADEEVSISNRLQSELALTLSRSNLRKKTEALADASR